One Comamonas endophytica DNA window includes the following coding sequences:
- the pcp gene encoding pyroglutamyl-peptidase I: MSESLNILLTGFEPFERDTLNPSWEVARALDGWSLELEGRTARVHAVQLPCVFGASAEALREAMARLQPHLVVCMGLAGGRTEITPERVAINVDDARIPDNAGGQPIDEAIADGGPVAYWSTLPIKAIVRDMRAAGVPASVSNTAGSFVCNHVFYALMHALARDGQGVRGGFVHLPLLPQQAVHRPGLPSMALETQVEGMRQLLRTALTVQADVRETGGKLH, from the coding sequence ATGAGTGAATCCCTGAACATCCTGCTGACGGGTTTTGAGCCCTTCGAGCGCGACACGCTCAATCCTTCGTGGGAAGTCGCGCGCGCGCTGGACGGATGGAGCCTGGAGCTCGAGGGCCGCACGGCGCGGGTGCACGCAGTGCAGCTGCCCTGCGTGTTCGGCGCGTCCGCTGAGGCGCTGCGCGAGGCCATGGCCCGGCTGCAGCCGCATCTGGTGGTCTGCATGGGCCTGGCCGGCGGGCGCACCGAGATCACGCCCGAGCGCGTGGCGATCAACGTCGACGATGCGCGCATTCCCGACAACGCAGGAGGCCAGCCGATCGATGAGGCCATTGCCGACGGCGGGCCCGTGGCCTACTGGTCTACATTGCCGATCAAGGCCATCGTGCGCGACATGCGCGCAGCGGGCGTGCCGGCATCGGTTTCCAACACTGCCGGCAGCTTTGTCTGCAACCATGTCTTCTATGCGCTGATGCATGCCCTGGCCCGGGACGGGCAGGGCGTGCGCGGCGGGTTCGTGCATCTGCCGCTGCTGCCGCAGCAGGCGGTGCACCGCCCGGGCCTGCCGAGCATGGCGCTGGAGACCCAGGTCGAAGGCATGCGCCAGTTGCTGCGCACGGCGCTCACGGTGCAGGCCGATGTGCGCGAAACCGGCGGCAAGCTGCATTGA
- a CDS encoding DUF969 domain-containing protein, whose product MPTDVSLWPLIGVGVIIAGFVLRFNPMLVVIATAIATALAAGFGFDRILATIGTGFIKTRNLPLIILLPLAVIGLLERHGLRQHAQNWISSIKSATAGRLLVVYLAARELTAAVGLTSLGGHPQMVRPLLAPMAEGAAQTRYGTLPQRIRHKLRAYSAATDNVGLFFGEDIFVAFGAIVLMVTFLREAGIEVEPIHVALWGIPTAICAFLIHGWRMYRLDKMLDKELGGGRAAEEVAAEQAAAAKSVEAR is encoded by the coding sequence ATGCCAACAGACGTCAGCCTTTGGCCCCTGATCGGGGTCGGCGTCATCATCGCGGGCTTCGTGCTGCGCTTCAATCCGATGCTGGTGGTGATCGCCACCGCCATTGCCACGGCCCTGGCCGCCGGCTTTGGCTTCGACAGGATCCTGGCCACGATCGGCACGGGCTTCATCAAGACCCGCAACCTGCCGCTGATCATCCTGCTGCCGCTGGCGGTGATCGGCCTGCTCGAGCGCCACGGGTTGCGCCAGCACGCGCAGAACTGGATCAGCAGCATCAAGTCGGCCACGGCCGGGCGGCTGCTGGTGGTGTACCTTGCCGCGCGCGAGCTCACTGCCGCCGTCGGTCTGACCAGCCTGGGCGGGCACCCGCAGATGGTGCGTCCGCTGCTGGCCCCGATGGCCGAAGGCGCGGCGCAGACCAGGTACGGCACGCTGCCCCAGCGCATCCGCCACAAGCTGCGCGCCTATTCGGCCGCCACCGACAACGTCGGCCTGTTCTTCGGCGAAGACATCTTCGTCGCGTTTGGCGCCATCGTGCTGATGGTCACCTTCCTGCGCGAGGCGGGCATTGAAGTCGAACCGATCCATGTCGCGCTGTGGGGCATTCCCACCGCCATCTGCGCTTTCCTGATCCACGGCTGGCGCATGTACCGCCTGGACAAGATGCTTGACAAGGAACTGGGTGGCGGTCGCGCCGCCGAGGAAGTCGCCGCCGAGCAGGCGGCTGCCGCCAAGAGCGTGGAGGCGCGCTGA
- a CDS encoding DUF979 domain-containing protein: MILSIQHLYYLVGIILAITALMTLADKGHTRRYTSAAFWGLYSLVFLIGERLPPEWVGVGVIVMALIAGFGGVGFGVHKPRTDAQYFASAKRLANKLFVPALAIPAVTVIGTVLLHNVRIGDALLLDPKNTTLVSLGVGCIVALALACWLTRETPVQGMRESRRLTDALGWALVLPQMLGMLGLVFSDAGVGKAVAYVTTSYINMDIRFVAVAVYVLGMALFTIIMGNGFAAFPVMTGGVGVPILVGVYGGDPAVMAAIGMFSGYCGTLLTPMAANFNIVPAALLELPDKNAVIKAQAPTALALLVVNIFLMYFLMFR; the protein is encoded by the coding sequence ATGATTCTGTCGATTCAACATCTCTACTATCTCGTCGGCATCATCCTGGCGATCACCGCCCTGATGACGCTGGCCGACAAGGGCCATACGCGCCGCTACACCAGCGCTGCCTTCTGGGGCCTGTATTCCCTGGTCTTCCTGATCGGCGAGCGGCTGCCCCCGGAATGGGTGGGCGTGGGCGTCATCGTCATGGCGCTGATCGCCGGTTTCGGCGGCGTGGGCTTCGGCGTGCACAAGCCGCGCACCGACGCGCAATACTTTGCCAGCGCCAAGCGCCTGGCCAACAAGCTGTTCGTGCCGGCGCTGGCGATTCCCGCCGTGACGGTGATCGGCACCGTGCTGCTGCACAACGTGCGCATCGGCGATGCGCTGCTGCTCGACCCGAAGAACACCACGCTGGTGAGCCTGGGCGTGGGCTGCATCGTGGCGCTGGCGCTGGCCTGCTGGCTCACGCGGGAGACGCCGGTGCAGGGCATGCGCGAGTCGCGCCGCCTCACCGACGCGCTGGGCTGGGCGCTGGTGCTGCCGCAGATGCTGGGCATGCTGGGTCTTGTGTTCTCCGACGCCGGCGTGGGCAAGGCCGTGGCCTATGTCACCACCAGCTACATCAACATGGACATCCGCTTCGTCGCCGTCGCGGTCTACGTGCTGGGCATGGCGCTGTTCACCATCATCATGGGCAACGGCTTCGCCGCCTTCCCGGTCATGACCGGCGGCGTGGGCGTGCCGATCCTGGTGGGCGTGTATGGTGGCGATCCGGCCGTCATGGCCGCCATCGGCATGTTCTCGGGCTACTGCGGCACGCTGCTGACGCCGATGGCCGCGAACTTCAACATCGTGCCCGCGGCGCTGCTGGAGCTGCCGGACAAGAACGCGGTGATCAAGGCGCAGGCGCCGACGGCGCTGGCGCTGCTGGTCGTCAACATCTTCCTGATGTATTTCCTGATGTTCCGTTGA